GTCGTGCGCCCCGCTTCCAATCACACGCCGCAGGAGTACTGCGCCGCGGTCGAGAAGTGCCTGGAGTACATTCGCGCGGGCGACATCTTCCAGGTCGTCATCTCGCAGCGGTTCCGCGCGCCGCTGAGCGTGCATCCGTTCTCGATCTATCGCGCGCTTCGCACCATCAATCCGTCGCCTTACATGTTCTATCTGGACCTGGAGGACGAGGTCGTCGTCGGGGCTTCTCCCGAAGTCATGGTCAAGGTCGAGGGCAACCAGGTGGCGGTGCGGCCCATTGCCGGTACGATCCGGCGCGGGGCGACGCCCGAAGAGGACGAGGCGCTCGTGGCCCAGATGCTGTCCGACCCCAAGGAGCAGGCCGAGCACATCATGCTGGTCGACCTCGGACGCAACGACATCGGGCGCGTGGCCGAAACCGGCACCGTCAAGGTGAGCGAGCGCTTCACCGTGGAGCGCTACAGCCACGTCAACCACATCGTCAGCCACGTCTCGGGGACGCTGGCGCCGGGCAGGGACTGCTTCGATGCGTTCCGCGCGACCTTCCCGGCTGGGACGCTCAGCGGGGCGCCCAAGGTCCGCGCCATGGAGATCATCGAGGAGGTGGAGAAGTCTCGCCGCGGCGTCTACGGCGGAGCTGTGGGGTACGTCGACTTCCTCGGGAATCTCGATACTTGCATTGCGATCCGCACGTTGTTCGTCAAGAACGGGACGGTTTACGTCCAGGCCGGCGCCGGCGTCGTTGCCGACTCGGTCCCCATGAACGAGCAGGCCGAGTGCGAAGCCAAGGCGCGCGCGATGATGCTGGCCCTGGACCGCGCGGTCGAAATCGAGCAGTCCGCATGATGGCCACCCGCAGCGGTC
This window of the Candidatus Limnocylindrales bacterium genome carries:
- the trpE gene encoding anthranilate synthase component I, which codes for MPVVPDLEGFRRLAAQSNTIPVYREVAADLDTPVSAFLKLHRSGQGFLLESVEGGDRWGRYSVLGTDPLMTLRARGGVTVVHRRGGGRMEIEADPIEALRRVLAPFHQAKVEGLSRFAGGFVGYLSYDLVRTIEKLPVATEDDLGAADVAGLIADNFVLFDNVTHTMKVVSLAVVGTGDDVTQAYERAVASVEATVRRLRTGEIPLPAPHQGEVVRPASNHTPQEYCAAVEKCLEYIRAGDIFQVVISQRFRAPLSVHPFSIYRALRTINPSPYMFYLDLEDEVVVGASPEVMVKVEGNQVAVRPIAGTIRRGATPEEDEALVAQMLSDPKEQAEHIMLVDLGRNDIGRVAETGTVKVSERFTVERYSHVNHIVSHVSGTLAPGRDCFDAFRATFPAGTLSGAPKVRAMEIIEEVEKSRRGVYGGAVGYVDFLGNLDTCIAIRTLFVKNGTVYVQAGAGVVADSVPMNEQAECEAKARAMMLALDRAVEIEQSA